One genomic region from Campylobacter sp. RM5004 encodes:
- a CDS encoding PD-(D/E)XK nuclease family protein has translation MIKKDLIIFSNLRQIKDYIKNLKNDGFFATTISINEFFQDYAINDKRRATEVEQIIAMNRACNKTKDYKKLNFSNDFLSFLKNKEYLFSFFSELNSQKVSINDLRNNDLYSFFDEYLDILEECLKHYKNELDSQNLYDDITINELRPNYFLLNQFKSITFYLNGFLKQYELEFFEKLSNETNVKIITNISDYNANLLKKSFKIDFKPNYTYTLSFNNSWQILEQTGLNYNNTIKTASFKSSIYQYIYALSLISKYYQDDKQIALIMPDESVASSLKALDIHNYLNIASGLNSNEIAQKLNAILNEDEIATLQKKLLGCIELNKNDFDKLKEQLLSLSKNAEVKEILKNRLNEIKLLNDEFKLDFSQIIKLLDANNIKISHTNGGNVDALGVLESRGMSKDIVIVLDFNDDLVPKRSVNEMFLNNAVRTKAGLISYSDRENLQRHYYKELFNAKEVFVLYLENEEKSPARMLKDFNCEKQIVDEKGLIESFLKAFNGKTKANENILEPDLELIKNHDFFAEPLSFSRLSCYLNSPYEYYLKYILKLSEPSNLNEKAAIGLKVHEFFQNVDFKNLKQEFEKELKDNLSPIDYALIYDNLDEIAYYINNNQPNAKCEEKISGKIANINAYGIADRINDELIIDYKTSNKPNSSKNHEKQLAFYAMLLDKPLIKTALIYLKSTRGAVLECNRFDKLSKEIENDIAMLKDGFVLDKNENAYGYYHLIINKKDRA, from the coding sequence ATGATTAAAAAAGACTTGATTATATTTTCTAACTTAAGGCAGATAAAAGATTATATAAAAAATCTTAAAAATGATGGTTTTTTTGCGACTACGATTAGTATTAATGAGTTTTTTCAAGATTATGCGATAAATGATAAAAGAAGAGCGACCGAAGTAGAGCAAATCATCGCAATGAATAGAGCTTGTAATAAAACTAAAGATTATAAAAAGCTTAATTTTTCAAATGATTTTTTAAGTTTTTTAAAAAATAAAGAATATTTATTCTCATTTTTTAGCGAATTAAATAGCCAAAAAGTAAGCATAAATGATTTAAGAAACAATGATTTATATAGCTTTTTTGATGAATATTTAGACATTTTAGAAGAGTGTTTAAAGCATTATAAAAATGAACTAGATAGCCAAAATTTATATGATGATATAACGATTAATGAGCTTAGACCTAATTATTTTTTATTAAATCAATTTAAATCAATTACCTTTTATTTAAACGGCTTTTTAAAGCAATATGAATTAGAATTTTTTGAAAAGTTATCAAATGAAACTAATGTAAAAATCATCACAAATATAAGCGATTACAACGCAAATTTATTAAAAAAATCTTTTAAAATAGACTTTAAGCCAAATTATACTTATACTCTAAGCTTTAATAATTCTTGGCAAATCTTAGAGCAAACTGGGCTAAATTATAATAACACTATAAAAACTGCTTCGTTTAAAAGCTCAATTTATCAATACATTTACGCACTTAGCCTAATTTCAAAATATTATCAAGATGATAAACAAATTGCACTTATTATGCCAGATGAAAGTGTTGCAAGTAGCTTAAAAGCTCTTGATATTCATAATTATTTAAACATAGCAAGTGGGCTAAACTCAAACGAAATCGCACAAAAACTAAATGCTATTTTAAACGAAGATGAAATAGCAACTTTGCAAAAAAAATTGCTAGGTTGTATTGAGCTTAATAAAAATGATTTTGATAAATTAAAAGAGCAATTATTAAGCCTTAGCAAAAACGCTGAAGTTAAAGAAATCTTAAAAAATCGCCTAAATGAAATAAAGCTTTTAAATGATGAGTTTAAATTAGACTTTTCGCAAATTATCAAGCTACTTGATGCTAATAACATTAAAATTTCTCATACAAACGGCGGAAATGTTGATGCTCTAGGAGTGTTAGAAAGCCGTGGAATGAGTAAGGATATAGTAATCGTTCTTGATTTTAACGATGATTTAGTGCCAAAAAGAAGTGTGAATGAAATGTTTTTAAACAACGCAGTTCGCACAAAGGCTGGGCTAATTAGCTATTCTGATAGAGAAAATCTACAAAGACATTATTATAAAGAGCTTTTTAATGCTAAGGAAGTTTTTGTTTTATACCTTGAAAACGAAGAAAAATCACCTGCTAGAATGCTAAAAGATTTTAATTGTGAAAAACAAATCGTAGATGAAAAAGGACTTATAGAATCATTTTTAAAGGCATTTAATGGCAAAACAAAAGCAAATGAAAACATACTTGAGCCTGATTTAGAACTTATAAAAAATCATGATTTTTTTGCAGAGCCACTGAGTTTTTCAAGATTATCATGCTATTTAAACTCGCCTTATGAATACTATTTAAAATATATTTTAAAACTAAGTGAGCCAAGCAATTTAAACGAAAAAGCAGCAATCGGATTAAAGGTTCATGAGTTTTTTCAAAATGTTGATTTTAAGAATTTGAAACAGGAATTTGAAAAAGAGCTAAAAGATAATTTAAGCCCTATTGATTATGCTTTAATATACGATAATTTAGATGAAATCGCGTATTATATTAACAATAATCAGCCAAATGCAAAATGTGAAGAAAAAATCTCGGGTAAAATCGCAAATATTAACGCTTACGGAATTGCCGATAGAATAAATGATGAGCTAATAATTGATTATAAGACTTCAAACAAACCAAACTCAAGCAAAAATCATGAAAAACAATTAGCCTTTTATGCAATGCTTTTAGATAAGCCTTTAATAAAAACAGCTTTAATTTATCTAAAAAGCACCCGTGGAGCTGTGCTTGAATGCAATAGATTTGATAAATTATCTAAAGAAATTGAAAACGATATCGCAATGCTAAAAGATGGCTTTGTTTTGGATAAAAACGAAAACGCTTACGGCTATTATCATCTAATAATCAATAAAAAGGATAGAGCATGA
- a CDS encoding type I restriction-modification system subunit M: MQNKIDQITDILRRDDGISGAMHYTEQISWILFLKFLDDYEKELEEKAFYDDKEYVSILDNKFAWSSWAAPKKEDGTLDIKNALSGDDLTNFVNNELFVYLKSFKNNDDFKSIEYKIGGIFENIDNRISSGHTLRDIINIIDECSFSKDDDAFALSLVYEKLLKDMGSDGGNSGEFYTPRPLIKAIVEVIDPKANERVYDPASGSCGFLCESFLHVMRDKTSLSNDEIDFMQNDALHGKEKTPLSYAMGVMNMILHGIKSPNIIKTNTLNKKITDISEDDRYEIILANPPFGGKEKEQIQNNFLVKSNATELLFLQHILKSLKINGRCAVVVPEGVLFQNSNAFTSVKQDLVNEYNLECVLSLPSGVFLPYSAVKTNVLFFSLGKRFLNDSDEVYYYELVPPYKLTKNKPLEYEHFKDFLACVKERKVTNNSWLVSKSELASKNYDLSAKNPNIKEEKELRSVDEILKSLDENLAKSSKLLKNLK, from the coding sequence ATGCAAAACAAAATAGACCAAATAACAGACATTTTAAGGCGTGATGATGGCATAAGTGGGGCTATGCATTATACGGAGCAAATTAGTTGGATACTATTTTTAAAATTCTTAGATGATTATGAAAAAGAGCTTGAAGAAAAGGCGTTTTATGATGACAAAGAGTATGTAAGCATATTAGATAACAAATTTGCATGGAGTAGTTGGGCAGCACCTAAAAAAGAAGATGGCACACTAGATATCAAAAACGCCCTAAGTGGTGATGATTTGACTAATTTTGTAAATAATGAACTTTTTGTCTATCTTAAAAGCTTTAAAAATAACGATGATTTTAAAAGCATTGAGTATAAAATCGGCGGTATTTTTGAAAATATTGACAACAGAATAAGCAGCGGACACACGCTAAGAGATATCATAAATATCATTGATGAATGCAGCTTTAGCAAAGATGATGATGCGTTTGCATTAAGCCTAGTGTATGAAAAACTGCTAAAAGATATGGGGAGCGATGGGGGAAATAGTGGGGAGTTTTACACCCCAAGACCACTTATAAAAGCTATCGTTGAAGTGATAGACCCAAAGGCAAATGAGCGTGTGTATGACCCTGCAAGTGGTAGCTGTGGGTTTTTGTGTGAGAGCTTTTTGCATGTGATGAGAGATAAAACAAGCCTTAGCAATGATGAGATAGATTTTATGCAAAATGACGCCTTGCACGGCAAGGAAAAGACCCCGCTAAGCTATGCAATGGGTGTGATGAATATGATTTTACACGGCATAAAATCTCCAAATATCATCAAAACAAACACGCTAAATAAAAAAATCACCGATATAAGCGAAGATGATAGATATGAAATAATCCTAGCAAATCCACCATTTGGTGGCAAAGAAAAAGAGCAAATCCAAAACAACTTTTTAGTAAAATCAAACGCCACTGAGCTACTATTTTTACAACATATCCTAAAAAGCCTTAAAATAAACGGCAGATGTGCTGTGGTAGTGCCTGAAGGAGTGCTGTTTCAAAACTCAAACGCCTTTACAAGTGTAAAGCAAGATTTGGTAAATGAGTATAATTTGGAGTGCGTTTTAAGCCTACCTAGCGGGGTGTTTTTGCCTTATAGTGCTGTAAAGACTAATGTACTGTTTTTCTCACTTGGTAAAAGGTTTTTAAATGATAGTGATGAGGTGTATTATTATGAGCTAGTGCCACCTTATAAACTCACTAAAAATAAGCCTTTAGAATATGAGCATTTTAAGGATTTTTTAGCTTGTGTTAAGGAGCGTAAGGTTACTAATAACTCATGGCTAGTAAGTAAAAGTGAACTTGCTAGCAAAAACTATGATTTAAGTGCAAAAAATCCAAATATAAAAGAAGAAAAAGAGCTAAGAAGTGTAGATGAAATCCTAAAATCATTAGATGAGAACCTAGCAAAATCATCTAAGCTTTTAAAGAATTTGAAATAG
- a CDS encoding restriction endonuclease subunit S has protein sequence MTKLPNGWEVKKLEEVCEVSSSNLALKDVKDLDGKYPIYGASGIVAWADFYHKEDEILGIVKDGAGFGRVFILPPKSSVIGTLNYLKNLENTNLKYLYYFLKTIDFSQYVFGAAIPHIYFKNYKNEQIPLPPLEEQRKIVKILDEKFASIDESIRLVKDDLLSLDELWQSILNDSFNPLKSKLDNDTYTLPPTWKWEKLGDISTIVGGGTPSKNNSEFWENGTISWASVRDMNDDFILKTELSITQKGLECSSANLVDDRYVIIATRVGLGKVCLINNPISFNQDLKGVLPSDKLNKIFLFYYFKNIASYLVGMGIGATVKGIKLDVVKQIQIPLPPLKEQERIAKELESKAKTIKELKELYTKRLKDYEELKESLLDLAFKGGL, from the coding sequence ATGACAAAATTACCGAATGGTTGGGAAGTTAAAAAGCTTGAAGAAGTTTGCGAAGTTTCAAGCTCAAATCTAGCCTTAAAAGATGTAAAAGATTTAGATGGCAAATACCCTATTTACGGAGCTAGTGGGATAGTTGCTTGGGCTGATTTTTATCATAAAGAAGATGAAATTTTAGGCATTGTAAAAGATGGGGCGGGATTTGGTAGGGTGTTTATTTTACCACCTAAATCATCTGTAATTGGGACTTTAAATTATCTAAAAAACCTTGAAAATACTAATTTAAAATATTTGTATTATTTTCTTAAAACCATTGATTTTTCACAATATGTTTTTGGTGCAGCTATCCCACATATTTATTTTAAAAATTATAAAAACGAGCAAATTCCATTGCCACCATTAGAAGAGCAAAGGAAAATCGTAAAGATACTTGATGAAAAATTTGCAAGTATTGATGAGAGTATAAGGCTAGTAAAAGATGATTTGCTAAGCCTTGATGAGTTGTGGCAAAGTATCCTAAATGATAGCTTTAACCCCCTAAAATCAAAGCTAGACAACGATACCTACACACTCCCACCCACTTGGAAATGGGAAAAACTCGGGGATATTTCTACTATTGTTGGTGGTGGAACACCATCAAAGAACAATAGTGAATTTTGGGAAAATGGAACTATATCTTGGGCGTCTGTAAGAGATATGAATGATGATTTTATTTTAAAAACTGAACTATCAATAACTCAAAAAGGTTTAGAATGTAGTTCTGCAAATTTAGTTGATGATAGATATGTGATAATAGCAACTAGGGTTGGGTTAGGCAAGGTATGTTTAATAAATAATCCAATCTCATTTAATCAAGACTTAAAGGGTGTTTTACCTAGCGATAAATTAAATAAAATATTTTTGTTTTATTACTTTAAAAATATTGCTTCTTATTTGGTAGGTATGGGGATTGGTGCTACCGTAAAAGGAATTAAATTAGATGTGGTAAAACAAATCCAAATCCCATTGCCACCATTAAAAGAACAAGAGCGTATCGCAAAAGAGCTAGAAAGCAAAGCAAAGACCATAAAAGAACTAAAAGAGCTTTATACAAAAAGGCTAAAAGACTATGAAGAGTTAAAAGAAAGCTTACTAGACTTAGCCTTTAAGGGTGGCTTGTGA
- a CDS encoding AAA family ATPase gives MIQQFKEINFGSYKDFKWKFTSKEYDFNKINIIYGRNYSGKTTLSRIARSFELKNIHKDFGGSSFKISLENGEITEKDIKNQPLNIKVYNSDFVKDNLSYLYDDNGDIKGFKTLGEKNTNLLKEIEELENKLGKKSSDGENASGLYLELEVLEQKYDNIEKDIITNVKSFNNITDKASEIKKNKFFNNQENNYNRRILERELEEISNKHNELSLFANNELKYLSDDEQIKFQEIIKDDKLNSIIFNIGFNDKNFINIFNEYKTLLSKAITDNSKLNSNIRKWLKDGFEIHSHGDNQQCQFCKNILSKERLEELEKIVNFNSNEKQELEQELEKLKNTIIKNKLETSKLLCDINKDNFYSHFKGEFEENEISLKISIQKYNAIFDKFISNIDKKLENIFDSIEIAEENDCSSDINEILNKIKKLCNDNNAYGNELEKKQEDARKQLRQNEVLKFWKDFGYDEKISKKEELEKNKNKVKNEKDNKQDEITKIEDKIKAKQEELSDLDLSVKNINTYLKSYFGHNALEIEIGEDSNERQTFTILRNKKPAKNLSEGECSLVAFCYFIATLKAEDNTLKPIIWIDDPISSLDNNHIFYIFSLIENEIANKILFEQLFISTHNLDFLKYLKRLEVKKQENENKKYGLKYYFIEKNIHENRETSEIKELPTYLKEYTTEFNYLFKQIYKFKNLSDEYSEDLKATLVYNFGNNLRKFLEIYLFFKYPNNFKSLGKEQIETFFKDTYQDDELEENKRVIASIINRYQNEYSHLREIPDRGMQPIDIEETKKIASFLLDTMKKNDEKQYKALEDSILSSSDTTTNNEQSKKGNK, from the coding sequence ATGATACAACAATTTAAAGAAATTAATTTTGGTTCTTATAAAGATTTTAAATGGAAATTCACTAGCAAAGAATACGATTTTAATAAAATAAATATTATTTATGGTCGTAATTATTCAGGCAAAACCACTCTTTCAAGGATAGCTAGAAGTTTTGAGCTTAAAAACATTCATAAAGACTTTGGTGGTTCTAGCTTTAAAATATCTTTAGAAAATGGTGAAATCACTGAAAAAGATATAAAAAATCAACCACTAAATATCAAGGTTTATAATAGTGATTTTGTAAAAGATAATTTAAGTTACTTATATGATGATAATGGAGACATAAAAGGGTTTAAAACTCTAGGAGAAAAAAATACAAATCTACTTAAAGAAATAGAAGAACTAGAAAATAAGCTTGGTAAAAAAAGCTCTGATGGAGAGAATGCAAGCGGTTTGTATTTAGAATTAGAAGTTTTAGAACAAAAATATGACAACATAGAAAAAGACATAATAACAAATGTAAAAAGTTTTAATAATATTACCGATAAAGCTAGCGAGATTAAAAAAAATAAATTTTTTAATAATCAAGAGAATAACTATAATAGAAGAATACTAGAACGAGAATTAGAAGAAATATCTAACAAGCACAATGAATTGAGTTTGTTTGCTAATAATGAGTTGAAATATTTAAGCGATGACGAGCAAATCAAGTTTCAAGAAATTATAAAAGATGATAAATTAAACTCAATAATATTTAATATTGGATTTAACGATAAAAATTTTATAAATATATTTAATGAGTATAAAACACTCTTATCAAAAGCAATTACAGACAACAGCAAATTAAATTCTAACATAAGAAAATGGCTAAAAGACGGATTTGAAATACATTCACATGGGGATAATCAACAATGTCAGTTTTGTAAAAATATTCTCTCAAAAGAAAGATTAGAAGAGCTAGAAAAAATAGTAAATTTTAATAGTAATGAAAAACAAGAACTAGAACAAGAGTTGGAAAAATTAAAAAATACAATTATAAAAAATAAATTAGAAACAAGCAAATTGCTATGTGATATTAATAAAGACAATTTTTATTCACATTTTAAAGGAGAATTTGAAGAAAATGAGATTAGCTTAAAAATATCTATTCAAAAATACAATGCTATATTTGATAAATTCATATCAAATATAGACAAAAAACTTGAGAATATATTTGATTCAATAGAGATAGCAGAAGAAAATGATTGCTCATCAGATATAAATGAAATTTTAAATAAAATTAAAAAATTATGCAATGATAACAACGCTTATGGAAATGAATTAGAGAAAAAACAAGAAGATGCAAGAAAACAATTAAGACAAAATGAAGTTTTGAAATTTTGGAAAGATTTTGGCTATGATGAAAAAATTAGCAAAAAAGAAGAATTAGAGAAAAATAAAAATAAAGTGAAAAACGAAAAAGATAATAAGCAAGATGAAATTACAAAAATAGAAGATAAAATTAAAGCCAAGCAAGAAGAACTTTCAGACCTTGATTTATCAGTAAAAAATATAAATACATATTTAAAATCATATTTTGGACATAATGCTTTAGAAATTGAGATTGGAGAAGATAGCAACGAAAGACAAACTTTTACTATTTTAAGAAACAAAAAACCCGCAAAAAACCTAAGTGAAGGCGAATGTAGTTTGGTGGCTTTTTGCTACTTTATAGCGACTTTAAAGGCGGAAGATAATACATTAAAGCCTATAATTTGGATTGATGACCCTATCTCAAGCCTTGATAATAATCATATATTTTATATTTTTTCTCTTATAGAAAATGAGATAGCAAACAAAATTCTTTTTGAACAATTATTTATATCTACTCATAATTTAGATTTTTTAAAATATTTGAAAAGATTAGAAGTAAAGAAACAAGAAAACGAAAATAAAAAATATGGTTTAAAATACTATTTCATTGAAAAAAACATTCATGAAAATAGAGAAACGAGCGAGATTAAAGAATTGCCTACATACTTAAAAGAATACACAACAGAATTTAATTATCTTTTTAAACAAATTTATAAATTTAAAAATCTTAGCGATGAATATAGTGAAGATTTAAAAGCTACACTTGTTTATAATTTTGGAAACAATTTAAGAAAATTCCTTGAAATTTATTTATTTTTTAAATACCCAAACAATTTTAAAAGTTTAGGCAAGGAGCAAATTGAAACATTTTTTAAAGATACATATCAAGATGATGAGCTTGAAGAAAATAAAAGAGTAATAGCAAGTATTATAAACAGATATCAAAATGAATATTCGCATTTAAGAGAAATACCAGATAGGGGAATGCAACCTATTGATATAGAAGAAACTAAAAAAATAGCTAGTTTTCTTTTAGATACGATGAAAAAAAATGATGAAAAACAATATAAAGCTTTAGAAGATAGTATTTTAAGTAGCTCAGATACTACAACAAACAACGAACAAAGCAAAAAAGGCAATAAATGA
- a CDS encoding DEAD/DEAH box helicase family protein, whose protein sequence is MLENETRTKYIDTKLENAGWLKENIKKEYYFTDGRILIGGKRGARKFADYLLHHKNNNLAIIEAKRIGKDCQDGLQQGKEYAKILNIRYVYSTNGRELYEYDMHLSKGEFIDEFPSPDELYQKTFGELAKQNLLSQKELIVENKQLRYYQKIAVDSVIKGILQNKSRMLLTLATGTGKTTIAFAIVTRLLSAGWNKDSAKRKPKILFLCDRISLRNQALGEFNPIENDCVSLESSQKDGMIKSANVYFGIYQSLASEDKNYNEFYTKFPKDFFDLIIIDECHRGGANENGSWQEILKYFESAIQLGLTATPKRDDNIDTYKYFGESIYKYSLKDGINDGFLTPYKVKKLSTSLSDGYIYSTGDIVKGELEKPRYKFSEFEKNISIPAYNDLVARLILENMEDSMDKTIIFCANQKHASEIRHYIDKHKSVNHNDYCVRVTSDEGKIGLDYLSLFQDNDKAYPVILTSSKMLTTGVDARNVRNIVLLSNIASMVEFKQIIGRGTRVYKGKDFFTIIDFTNSTELFYDSEWDGEMMSDEPIKLKPKSKEEKEPKEITKKPSKDKPVVYLGKYPRLEKVETKYILNDDIPLNTKEFLEAVLGKVRAVVANEQMLRQIWSEKKTRLEFLKTLEANGISDEDLEELKHILNADDCDLYDVFAYLSFGAFKKSRKDRVQSLKNTEFIKDIKDDNAMAFMNFLLDKYERFGIKEFDAGLGTLLTNSTLDKDKIAQGFGSKELLKASFEKLQEELFRV, encoded by the coding sequence TTGTTAGAAAACGAAACTAGAACAAAATATATTGACACAAAGCTAGAAAACGCTGGGTGGCTTAAGGAAAACATTAAGAAAGAGTATTATTTCACCGATGGTAGGATACTAATCGGCGGTAAGCGTGGGGCTAGAAAATTCGCTGATTATCTACTACATCACAAAAACAACAACCTAGCAATAATAGAAGCCAAAAGGATAGGCAAAGACTGCCAAGACGGCTTACAGCAAGGCAAAGAATATGCAAAAATCTTAAATATCCGCTATGTGTATTCAACCAATGGGCGTGAGCTTTATGAGTATGATATGCATTTGTCAAAAGGCGAATTTATAGATGAATTCCCAAGCCCTGATGAGCTTTATCAAAAAACCTTTGGCGAGTTAGCAAAGCAAAACCTTTTAAGCCAAAAAGAGCTAATAGTAGAAAACAAACAGCTAAGATACTATCAAAAAATAGCCGTTGATAGCGTGATAAAAGGCATTTTGCAAAACAAATCAAGAATGCTTCTAACCTTAGCCACAGGCACAGGCAAGACCACCATAGCTTTTGCGATAGTTACAAGACTACTTAGCGCTGGATGGAACAAAGATAGCGCCAAAAGAAAACCAAAAATCCTTTTTCTATGCGATAGAATAAGCCTAAGAAATCAAGCCTTAGGAGAGTTTAACCCCATAGAAAATGACTGCGTCAGCCTAGAATCAAGCCAAAAAGATGGCATGATAAAAAGTGCAAATGTGTATTTTGGCATATATCAAAGCCTAGCAAGTGAAGACAAAAATTACAACGAGTTTTACACCAAATTCCCAAAAGACTTTTTTGACCTTATAATCATAGATGAGTGTCATAGGGGCGGAGCGAACGAAAACGGCTCATGGCAAGAGATTTTAAAATACTTTGAAAGTGCCATTCAGCTAGGCTTAACAGCCACACCAAAAAGAGATGATAATATAGATACTTATAAATACTTTGGCGAAAGTATCTATAAATACAGCCTAAAAGATGGCATAAACGATGGATTTTTGACCCCGTATAAGGTAAAAAAGCTAAGCACAAGCCTAAGCGATGGCTATATTTATAGCACTGGCGATATAGTAAAAGGGGAGCTAGAAAAACCCCGCTATAAATTTAGCGAGTTTGAAAAAAACATAAGCATACCAGCCTACAACGACCTAGTAGCAAGGCTAATCCTAGAAAATATGGAAGATTCTATGGATAAGACCATCATCTTTTGTGCCAATCAAAAACACGCAAGTGAAATAAGACACTACATTGATAAACACAAAAGCGTAAATCACAATGATTATTGTGTAAGGGTTACTAGCGATGAAGGTAAAATCGGGCTTGATTATCTAAGCCTTTTTCAAGACAATGACAAAGCCTACCCAGTGATACTCACAAGCTCAAAAATGCTAACCACAGGAGTAGATGCTAGAAATGTTAGAAATATAGTTTTGCTTTCAAATATCGCATCTATGGTAGAGTTTAAACAAATCATAGGCAGAGGAACTAGAGTTTATAAAGGCAAGGATTTTTTCACGATAATTGATTTTACTAATTCAACCGAGCTTTTTTATGATAGCGAGTGGGACGGCGAGATGATGAGCGATGAGCCTATCAAGCTAAAGCCAAAGAGCAAAGAAGAAAAAGAACCAAAAGAAATCACAAAAAAGCCAAGCAAAGATAAGCCAGTGGTATATCTTGGCAAATACCCAAGATTAGAAAAGGTAGAGACAAAATACATCCTAAACGATGATATCCCACTAAATACCAAAGAGTTTTTAGAAGCAGTGCTAGGCAAAGTAAGAGCAGTTGTAGCAAACGAACAAATGCTAAGGCAGATTTGGAGTGAGAAAAAAACTAGGCTTGAGTTTTTAAAGACTTTAGAAGCAAATGGCATAAGCGATGAAGATTTAGAAGAGCTAAAGCATATACTAAATGCTGATGATTGTGATTTGTATGATGTGTTTGCTTATCTTAGCTTTGGGGCGTTTAAAAAGAGCAGAAAGGACAGAGTGCAAAGCCTTAAAAATACGGAGTTTATAAAGGATATTAAAGATGATAATGCTATGGCTTTTATGAATTTCTTGCTTGATAAATACGAAAGATTTGGCATAAAAGAATTTGACGCAGGGCTTGGCACCTTGCTAACAAATAGCACACTAGATAAGGACAAAATCGCACAAGGCTTTGGCTCAAAAGAGCTATTAAAGGCAAGTTTTGAAAAGCTCCAAGAAGAGCTTTTTAGGGTATAA
- a CDS encoding L-lactate dehydrogenase — protein sequence MKVGIVGLGAVGSAASFMIASCNIANELYLFDKIQGLALASMQDLEDSLEYTNSNSKIIAANNLSELVQCDVIVLAYTACIEPDRTLELKANYEPLKEIIKGLDGFKGIFVIATNPNDSIVYYAQKLSKIDATKVIGTGTTLDSARVKIEIAKRTNVSYKNINAYMLAEHGDTQFLYASNASIAGKNISEFNLNLEEIENKARFKGGEIFKVKGKTEFGIGSTIARIIKAIKDDENLITPLSFVQGNLAYSRPVILGKGGIKKVLDLNLSESEKEKLEISKNYILKTINSVVNFL from the coding sequence ATGAAAGTAGGAATTGTTGGATTAGGTGCAGTTGGCAGTGCAGCTTCTTTTATGATTGCAAGTTGCAATATAGCAAACGAACTTTATTTGTTTGATAAGATTCAAGGTCTTGCACTTGCAAGTATGCAAGATCTTGAAGATTCGTTAGAATATACGAATTCAAATTCTAAAATAATCGCAGCAAATAATTTAAGCGAATTAGTTCAATGTGATGTTATTGTTCTAGCTTATACAGCTTGTATTGAGCCTGATAGAACACTTGAGCTTAAGGCAAATTATGAACCTTTAAAAGAAATTATCAAAGGCTTAGATGGTTTTAAAGGTATTTTTGTAATCGCTACTAATCCAAACGATAGCATAGTTTATTATGCTCAAAAATTAAGCAAAATTGATGCTACAAAAGTAATAGGGACAGGAACTACCTTAGATAGTGCAAGAGTAAAGATTGAGATAGCAAAAAGAACTAATGTTTCGTATAAAAATATAAATGCTTATATGTTAGCAGAGCATGGAGATACTCAGTTTTTATATGCTAGTAATGCTAGTATTGCAGGTAAAAATATAAGCGAATTTAATTTAAATTTAGAAGAAATTGAAAACAAAGCTCGTTTTAAAGGCGGAGAGATTTTTAAGGTTAAAGGTAAAACGGAATTTGGAATAGGAAGCACGATTGCAAGAATTATTAAGGCTATTAAAGATGATGAGAATTTAATCACGCCTTTAAGTTTCGTTCAAGGCAATTTGGCTTATTCTCGCCCTGTTATTTTAGGCAAAGGTGGGATTAAAAAAGTTCTTGATTTAAATCTAAGCGAAAGCGAAAAAGAAAAGTTAGAAATTTCAAAAAACTATATTTTAAAAACCATAAACTCAGTTGTTAATTTTTTATAA